From the Arctopsyche grandis isolate Sample6627 chromosome 11, ASM5162203v2, whole genome shotgun sequence genome, one window contains:
- the gudu gene encoding armadillo repeat-containing protein gudu has translation MSVTKRSAVSVISESYNDGPRIVMVSEGSDDSDMSSASGTSSDEDQAGDSQKTTNFSPEYWNIQKLIKYMKAGNQTATMVSLSCLKDHDLTTEMSQMAIQDVGGLDVLVNLLETKDMKCKIGALAVLKEITFNPDIRKKVTDLGTVPLLVVILSDPTKELQILAAETIANLGKIKKARKFVRKNNGIPKLVDLLDISLSCLTTSRSELDEEECISLDLARAGTKALWSMSSSCKNRDYMRKHGTVPLFARLLKTIHIDIAIPTMGTLQQCATEPAFQLAIQTEGMIPDIVHHLSGDNNELKMYCSLVIYKCAEDEGTRDGVRTAGGLEPLVNGAGSVFPSEGGNSDEDGPSERELLTALTGALWKCSAGMAGARCLDSLAAVDVLVRLLEYSSDQVLTNVVGALAECTKCPPNRDKLRVAEGIPLLVQHLNSSHKPLLENVTLVLTECAKDPESMSQIERLDGVRLIWSLLKNDSPRVKANACLALCPCVENSKDSGVQVRSFVGGLELIVSLLQSPDNTVLAAVCAAIATIAKDRENLAIISDHGVVAKLAALVNTVDDELRHTLAKAIAYCCEWSSNREEFGKLGAIEPLVGYMTSKDLRVHRSTALALYHLSYHSMNCITMHQAGVVKFLLETVGSMDEDLQEASAGCLCNIRRLALDVDKVKLCL, from the exons ATGTCGGTGACCAAACGCAGCGCGGTGAGTGTCATATCAGAATCTTACAATGACGGCCCCAGGATTGTCATGGTCTCCGAGGGTTCAGATGACAGCGACATGTCTTCAGCATCTGGCACGTCCTCGGACGAAGACCAGGCCGGCGACTCGCAGAAGACCACCAACTTCTCACCAGAGTATTGGAACATCCAGAAGCTTATCAAGTATATGAAAGCTGGCAACCAGACAGCCACAATGGTCTCCTTGTCTTGTCTGAAGGACCATGACCTGACGACAGAGATGAGTCAAATGGCCATTCAGGATGTTGGAGGTCTGGACGTGTTGGTCAACTTGCTCGAGACCAAGGATATGAAGTGCAAGATAGGAGCCCTGGCAGTCCTCAAGGAGATCACCTTCAACCCTGACATCAGGAAAAAAGTCACCGATCTGGGCACGGTGCCTCTGTTGGTGGTGATTTTATCAGATCCTACCAAAGAATTGCAGATTCTGGCTGCTGAGACTATAGCTAATCTCGGGAAAATAAAGAAAGCTAGAAAATTTGTTCGGAAAAATAACGGAATACCGAAACTTGTAGATCTATTGGATATATCTCTTAG TTGTTTGACAACAAGTCGGTCCGAACTGGACGAGGAGGAGTGCATATCTTTGGATTTAGCCAGAGCTGGCACCAAAGCACTATGGTCTATGTCTTCTTCGTGTAAAAACAGGGATTACATGAGAAAGCATGGTACAGTGCCACTTTTTGCAAGACTGTTGAAAACGATCCACATCGATATTGCCATACCGACAATGGGTACTTTGCAACAGTGCGCCACTGAACCTGCCTTTCAATTGGCCATCCAAACCGAAGGGATGATTCCAGACATAGTGCATCACCTTTCAGGAGACAACAACGAGCTGAAG ATGTATTGCAGTCTGGTGATTTACAAGTGTGCTGAAGATGAAGGTACCCGAGATGGGGTGCGAACTGCTGGAGGACTCGAGCCGTTGGTGAACGGAGCCGGGTCTGTGTTTCCTTCGGAAGGTGGAAACTCCGATGAGGACGGTCCGAGCGAAAGGGAACTGCTCACGGCTCTGACCGGAGCTTTGTGGAAATGTTCTGCTGGAATGGCCGGTGCCCGTTGCTTGGACTCACTAGCTGCAGTGGATGTCCTGGTTCGCTTGCTGGAGTATTCCAGCGATCAGGTCCTGACCAATGTGGTAGGAGCTCTGGCCGAATGCACCAAATGCCCACCCAACAGAGATAAACTCAGAGTAGCAGAAGGAATACCACTTTTAG TTCAACATTTGAACAGCAGTCACAAGCCCCTTCTAGAGAACGTCACCCTAGTTCTGACGGAGTGTGCTAAAGACCCAGAAAGCATGTCTCAAATTGAACGGTTGGATGGTGTGCGTCTTATATGGTCTCTTTTGAAGAACGATTCGCCAAGAGTTAAAGCCAATGCTTGTTTGGCACTTTGTCCTTGTGTGGAAAATTCAAAA gATTCTGGAGTACAAGTGAGGAGTTTCGTCGGTGGCCTTGAGCTGATTGTCTCACTACTCCAATCTCCTGACAACACTGTATTGGCTGCTGTCTGTGCGGCCATAGCTACGATAGCCAAGGACAGGGAAAACCTAGCCATCATCTCAGACCACGGTGTGGTGGCCAAGCTTGCCGCTTTAG TGAACACTGTGGACGACGAATTGAGGCATACTTTGGCGAAGGCAATTGCTTACTGCTGCGAATGGTCCAGCAACCGAGAGGAGTTCGGAAAGTTGGGTGCCATCGAACCTCTCGTCGGGTATATGACTTCCAAGGACCTCAGGGTTCACAGATCGACGGCTCTGGCCCTGTATCATCTGTCGTATCACTCGATGAACTGCATCACCATGCACCAG GCTGGAGTAGTAAAATTTCTGTTGGAGACCGTCGGGTCGATGGATGAAGATCTCCAGGAAGCTTCAGCCGGGTGTTTGTGCAACATCAGAAGATTGGCTCTGGACGTGGACAAAGTCAAACTTTGTCTTTAA
- the LOC143919450 gene encoding SEC14-like protein 2, translating to MAPVNNPGMNLDDDQRFALMKFRRSVSDVCNKTEHNDYFLLRWLRARSWNAEAAEKMLRDSMSWREKWAIETMLPSWEPPEVIKKHFPSGLAGFDKDGSPIIIVPFAGLDLWGLLHSVSKSDMIRMIIKVLEYYLKLALEQSEKNGPNARQLVCVMDMEGFSMRQYAWRPAGELVISLLQMYEANYPEILKMCHIVNTPKVFSLAFAIVKKFINEYTMSKIKIHKADPKKWQPVLLETIDPDQLPKHFGGTQVDPDGDPKCSSRIKPGGKVPKNYYNQQMTDEQKANYNNVTIKNGEKHTVDLICAEPGCFLKWEFGVEEADIKFGINCLDGEGVESVSLAPKKISGNALETGLISVNGPATYTVIFDNSSSFMKNKTVYYNVEITPPLSDLSLSSVPTD from the exons TTTCGACGCAGTGTGTCCGACGTTTGTAATAAGACAGAACACAATGATTATTTTTTGCTCAGGTGGCTTAGAG CTCGGTCCTGGAATGCTGAAGCGGCCGAGAAAATGCTAAGAGAT TCAATGTCGTGGAGAGAGAAGTGGGCCATTGAAACAATGCTACCATCGTGGGAACCACCAGAAGTCATCAAAAAGCATTTTCCTAGTGGATTGGCTGGTTTTGATAAGGACGGGTCTCCAA TTATAATAGTGCCATTTGCCGGTTTGGATTTATGGGGTTTGTTGCATTCGGTGTCCAAAAGCGATATGATCCGCATGATCATCAAAGTGCTGGAATATTATTTGAAGCTTGCATTGGAACAAAGCGAAAAGAATGGTCCTAATGCTAGGCAATTAGTATGTGTTATGGATATGGAAGGGTTTTCCATGCGACAGTATGCTTGGAGACCAG CCGGTGAATTGGTGATATCTCTGCTACAAATGTACGAAGCTAACTATCCTGAAATTTTAAAGATGTGCCACATAGTCAATA CCCCTAAGGTATTTTCCCTTGCTTTCGCAATCGTGAAGAAGTTCATCAACGAGTACACGATGAGCAAAATCAAGATTCATAAGGCCGATCCGAAAAAATGGCAACCTGTCCTCTTGGAAACCATCGATCCTGATCAATTGCCGAAACACTTTGGCGGAACACAAGTAGATCCAGACGGTGATCCTAAATGTTCATCACGG ATCAAGCCTGGTGGAAAAGTACCTAAAAACTACTACAACCAACAGATGACTGATGAGCAGAAGgcaaattacaacaatgttacGATCAAAAATGGAGAAAAGCATACGGTCGATCTAATCTGTGCCGAACCCGGTTGCTTTTTAAA ATGGGAGTTTGGAGTAGAAGAGGCCGATATCAAGTTTGGAATCAATTGTTTGGATGGTGAAGGTGTAGAAAGCGTCTCTTTAGCTCCTAAGAAAATATCTGGCAACGCTTTAGAAACGGGTCTGATATCCGTCAATGGACCGGCAACAT atactgTGATATTCGACAATTCGTCATCGTTTATGAAGAACAAGACTGTATATTACAATGTTGAAATAACACCACCTTTGAGCGACTTGTCGCTCTCATCAGTTCCCACCGATTAA